Proteins encoded by one window of Microcoleus sp. FACHB-831:
- a CDS encoding DUF928 domain-containing protein: protein MIKAAPALVVSLVGLVNLTSYLIPAQAQIIPTIKIAADPPKPPPTGDPDNGRIPAGSRGPCENTSTPFTPLLPVTNSGFSGYTLSGHPTFWFYVPYKAGSVSSGKFVLEDRESNTFYRTFFTLPNKPGFVSISIPKTAKPLDSKEQYKWALKLDCASTDSGQPNFVIHTGLVEKVDMPNLETELKMAKVEERINLYVKNNIWYDVSSDLAQINSRPQAWRDLLKAIGLEQLEQEPIAGAVLPIEK from the coding sequence ATGATAAAAGCGGCACCTGCTCTGGTGGTTTCATTAGTTGGACTTGTTAACCTGACAAGTTACCTTATACCAGCACAAGCACAAATTATCCCCACCATAAAAATTGCTGCTGACCCACCAAAACCACCACCCACAGGCGACCCTGATAATGGACGAATACCAGCAGGAAGTCGCGGCCCCTGCGAAAATACCAGCACGCCTTTTACTCCCTTATTGCCTGTTACTAATTCGGGTTTTTCTGGCTATACCCTTAGCGGACATCCAACTTTTTGGTTTTATGTTCCGTATAAAGCTGGTAGCGTCAGTTCGGGAAAGTTTGTTCTAGAAGATCGAGAAAGTAATACTTTTTATCGTACTTTTTTTACACTTCCTAACAAGCCTGGTTTCGTCAGTATTAGCATCCCAAAGACAGCCAAACCTCTCGATTCAAAGGAACAGTATAAGTGGGCTTTAAAACTTGATTGTGCATCTACAGATTCCGGTCAACCCAACTTTGTTATTCACACGGGTTTAGTCGAAAAAGTCGATATGCCTAATCTTGAGACTGAGTTGAAGATGGCTAAAGTAGAAGAACGCATCAATCTCTACGTTAAAAATAATATTTGGTACGATGTCTCAAGCGATTTAGCTCAGATTAATTCCCGTCCCCAAGCTTGGCGAGATTTATTAAAAGCTATTGGTTTGGAACAACTAGAGCAAGAGCCGATAGCTGGTGCAGTTCTACCGATTGAAAAATAA